One window from the genome of Candidatus Didemnitutus sp. encodes:
- a CDS encoding NADH-quinone oxidoreductase subunit M translates to MSDNALLLQLAIATPLLVALAIGLGLPKRFATKLAAIAFIWPAIIAVWLWKQFPTDAGNAYQFLSKVDTGLGGFGIALKLGLNGVSLPMFMLAAIVGLAAGIYALRSNAERLKIYLMLLLIMQGGLLGTFASVDIFFFYFFHELALIPTFIMVGIWGGRDRNYAAMKMTIYLTVGAMLSLAGLIAIYTKSGAESFDLVTLRAELAANPLSVTAQKYIFGLLMFGFGTLVSLWPLHTWAPLGYGAAPSSAAMLHAGVLKKFGLYGLIQIALPLLPAGAQAWAWPLAVLAAVGNVLVIGFVTIAQRDLKQMLGYSSVMHMGYCFLGIATLSVIGTGGVVLLMVAHGLSVALLFLLATSVHHRTHTFDMAEMGGLAQKTPVLAAFFVAGTMASIGLPGFANFWGELTVFVSLWQFSPALTAVAIAGVVISAIYGLRAAARVFFGPSTEQLNTVLAKHPAVDLAWSERLPALVLLVALLVIGFWPKTISTAANAALTAPTPAVVRNVSSR, encoded by the coding sequence ATGTCTGACAACGCCCTTCTCCTGCAGCTCGCGATCGCCACGCCGCTCCTCGTCGCGCTGGCCATCGGCCTCGGTCTGCCGAAGCGCTTCGCGACCAAACTGGCGGCGATCGCCTTCATCTGGCCCGCGATCATCGCCGTCTGGCTCTGGAAACAATTCCCGACCGACGCCGGCAACGCCTACCAGTTCCTGAGCAAGGTCGACACCGGCCTCGGCGGCTTCGGCATCGCGCTGAAGCTCGGTCTCAACGGCGTCTCGCTGCCAATGTTCATGCTCGCGGCCATCGTCGGCCTCGCCGCCGGCATCTACGCGCTGCGCTCCAACGCCGAACGTCTGAAGATTTACCTGATGCTCCTGCTCATCATGCAGGGCGGCCTCCTCGGCACGTTCGCGTCGGTCGACATCTTCTTCTTCTATTTCTTCCACGAACTCGCGCTCATTCCGACCTTCATCATGGTCGGCATCTGGGGCGGCCGGGACCGCAATTACGCGGCGATGAAGATGACGATCTACCTCACCGTCGGCGCCATGCTCTCACTCGCCGGCCTGATTGCCATCTACACCAAGAGCGGCGCGGAATCTTTCGACCTCGTGACGCTCCGCGCCGAGCTCGCCGCCAATCCACTCTCCGTCACGGCGCAGAAATATATTTTCGGCCTGCTGATGTTCGGCTTCGGCACGCTGGTCTCCCTCTGGCCGCTGCACACCTGGGCCCCGCTCGGCTACGGCGCCGCGCCGTCGTCCGCCGCCATGCTCCACGCCGGCGTGCTCAAGAAGTTCGGCCTCTACGGCCTCATCCAGATCGCGCTGCCCCTGCTGCCCGCCGGCGCACAGGCCTGGGCCTGGCCGCTCGCCGTGCTCGCCGCCGTCGGCAACGTGCTCGTCATCGGCTTCGTCACCATCGCCCAGCGCGACCTCAAGCAAATGCTCGGTTACAGCTCGGTCATGCACATGGGCTACTGCTTCCTCGGCATCGCGACGCTCTCCGTCATTGGCACGGGCGGCGTGGTGCTCCTGATGGTTGCGCACGGCCTGTCCGTCGCGCTGCTGTTCCTCCTCGCCACGAGCGTTCACCACCGCACGCACACCTTCGACATGGCGGAGATGGGCGGCCTCGCGCAAAAGACCCCCGTGCTCGCCGCGTTCTTCGTCGCCGGCACCATGGCCAGCATCGGCCTGCCGGGTTTCGCCAACTTTTGGGGCGAACTCACGGTCTTCGTCTCGCTCTGGCAGTTCTCGCCCGCGCTCACCGCCGTTGCCATCGCCGGCGTCGTCATCTCCGCCATCTATGGTTTGCGCGCCGCGGCCCGCGTGTTCTTCGGGCCGTCGACCGAGCAACTGAACACGGTCCTCGCCAAGCATCCCGCCGTCGACCTCGCTTGGAGCGAGCGTCTGCCGGCGCTGGTTCTCCTCGTCGCGCTCCTCGTCATCGGCTTCTGGCCGAAGACGATCTCGACCGCCGCCAACGCCGCACTGACCGCCCCGACGCCGGCCGTCGTGCGCAACGTTTCCTCCCGCTGA
- a CDS encoding NADH-quinone oxidoreductase subunit L: MSPVQSALLLLLTPLASATLIALFLRRQGALAQWVSVAAAAIICALSLQFVFNGTDVNASLEWLRFGNFSISLGFKIDALARLMLFVVGFVGFLIHVFSMGYMHDDAARARFFGGLSVFMFSMLGIVVADSLFMIFIFWELVGFSSWLLINHYHEKQSAADASKKAFIVNRVGDFGFLLGIVATYWLFGTTNLNDLAFKAGSHGYAISAAIPLLLFCGAMGKSAQMPLHVWLPDAMEGPTPVSALIHAATMVAAGIYMLCRINFLMVPEALNVIAAIGTVTAVYAALCAVVQRDIKKVLAYSTLSQLGYMVAAFGLGSLVTSHEMGGKVHEVVIAAGVGAAMFHLTTHAFFKALLFLGSGSVIHGCHHEQDIFQMGGLRKSMPITFLTFTLGVLAIIGFPFFAGFFSKDAILYLAFSQNTVIFVALAFTAILTSFYMIRMWKIVFFGEARSDHAKHAHESSLVMTLPLMLLAGLSISGGYPQIFGKIAGPIMGLVPDAHHDHSAHVIILGTSLAVMILGAGAAWLFYPTAKTDALESKVGGLFRALTALKESFDKVYDYYVAKVQQRFAMLINFLEQIFLAGLIIRGCAGLVGLVGLGVRALHVGSIHAYVYWFLLGTVLLWGFAAGVF; the protein is encoded by the coding sequence ATGTCACCCGTTCAGTCCGCTCTCCTTCTGCTCCTCACGCCGCTCGCGTCCGCGACGCTGATCGCGCTGTTCCTGCGGCGTCAGGGCGCGCTCGCCCAATGGGTCTCCGTCGCCGCCGCCGCCATCATCTGCGCGCTGTCGCTCCAGTTCGTGTTCAACGGCACCGACGTGAACGCCTCGCTCGAGTGGCTGCGCTTCGGCAATTTCTCGATCTCGCTCGGCTTCAAGATCGATGCGCTCGCGCGGCTGATGCTCTTCGTCGTCGGGTTCGTCGGCTTCCTCATCCACGTCTTCTCGATGGGCTACATGCACGACGACGCGGCGCGCGCCCGCTTCTTCGGCGGCCTGTCGGTCTTCATGTTCTCGATGCTCGGCATCGTCGTCGCCGACTCGCTGTTCATGATCTTCATCTTCTGGGAGCTCGTCGGTTTCAGCTCCTGGCTGCTCATCAACCATTACCACGAGAAGCAGTCCGCGGCCGACGCCTCGAAGAAGGCCTTCATCGTCAACCGCGTCGGCGACTTCGGCTTCCTGCTCGGCATCGTCGCGACCTACTGGCTCTTCGGCACGACCAACCTCAACGACCTCGCCTTCAAGGCCGGCTCGCACGGCTACGCGATCTCGGCTGCCATTCCGCTGCTCCTCTTCTGCGGCGCGATGGGCAAGTCCGCGCAGATGCCGCTGCACGTCTGGCTCCCGGACGCGATGGAAGGCCCGACGCCGGTCTCCGCGCTCATCCACGCCGCGACGATGGTCGCCGCCGGTATCTACATGCTGTGCCGGATCAATTTCCTGATGGTGCCCGAGGCGCTGAACGTCATCGCGGCCATCGGCACGGTCACGGCGGTCTACGCCGCGCTCTGCGCCGTCGTGCAGCGCGACATCAAGAAGGTCCTCGCTTACTCCACGCTCTCGCAACTCGGCTACATGGTCGCGGCCTTCGGCCTCGGCTCGCTCGTGACGTCGCACGAGATGGGCGGCAAGGTCCACGAGGTCGTCATCGCCGCCGGCGTCGGCGCCGCGATGTTCCACCTCACGACTCACGCCTTCTTCAAGGCGCTGCTCTTCCTCGGTTCCGGCTCCGTCATCCACGGCTGCCACCACGAGCAGGACATCTTCCAGATGGGCGGACTGCGGAAGAGCATGCCGATCACCTTCCTGACCTTCACGCTCGGCGTGCTCGCGATCATCGGTTTCCCGTTCTTTGCGGGCTTCTTCTCCAAGGACGCGATCCTCTACCTCGCCTTCTCACAAAACACCGTGATCTTCGTCGCCCTCGCGTTCACCGCGATCCTGACGTCGTTCTATATGATCCGCATGTGGAAGATCGTGTTCTTCGGCGAAGCGCGTTCCGACCACGCCAAGCACGCGCACGAGAGCAGTCTCGTCATGACGCTCCCGCTCATGCTGCTCGCCGGCCTCTCGATCTCGGGCGGTTATCCGCAGATTTTCGGCAAGATCGCCGGCCCGATCATGGGTCTCGTCCCCGATGCGCATCATGATCACTCCGCGCACGTGATCATCCTCGGCACCTCGCTCGCCGTCATGATCCTCGGCGCCGGCGCGGCCTGGCTCTTCTACCCGACGGCCAAGACCGACGCGCTCGAGTCGAAGGTCGGCGGCCTGTTCCGCGCGCTCACGGCGCTCAAGGAATCCTTCGACAAGGTCTACGACTACTACGTGGCGAAGGTGCAGCAGCGCTTCGCGATGCTGATCAACTTCCTCGAGCAGATCTTCCTCGCCGGCCTGATCATCCGCGGTTGCGCGGGCCTGGTCGGCCTCGTCGGCCTCGGCGTGCGCGCGCTGCACGTCGGCAGCATCCACGCCTACGTCTACTGGTTCCTGCTCGGCACCGTGCTCCTGTGGGGCTTCGCCGCCGGCGTGTTTTAA
- the nuoK gene encoding NADH-quinone oxidoreductase subunit NuoK produces the protein MLDGEAPAAIGLNAYILISLLLFVIGFIGVLLRKNTLVIYMCLELMLLASTLALVAFSRFNGTLDGSVFVFFILTIAAAEVAVGLAIIVALFRKRHTVQVEELSALKN, from the coding sequence ATGCTCGACGGTGAAGCTCCCGCCGCTATCGGTCTCAACGCCTACATCCTGATCAGCCTGCTGCTGTTCGTCATCGGCTTCATCGGCGTGCTGCTCCGCAAGAACACGCTCGTGATCTACATGTGCCTCGAGCTCATGCTGCTCGCCTCGACCCTCGCGCTCGTCGCGTTCTCGCGCTTCAACGGCACGCTCGACGGTTCGGTCTTCGTTTTCTTCATCCTCACGATCGCGGCGGCCGAGGTCGCCGTCGGCCTCGCCATCATCGTCGCCCTCTTCCGCAAGCGCCACACGGTGCAGGTGGAGGAACTGTCCGCGCTCAAGAACTGA
- a CDS encoding NADH-quinone oxidoreductase subunit J: protein MANLLFYIFAFLTVVCAALVVVNKNPVNGAMFLLLSLVGMAGLFVMLDAALLAFVLLLVYAGAVVALFLFIIMLLDTRPESLKPFKKLSILASTVGGALLLLGVYSLSHRVMLSSAAPVGPAPTLKNYAEQLFTTYLLPVQVVGFMLLIAMLGVIVLSKKFAPVEDAK from the coding sequence ATGGCCAACCTGCTCTTCTACATCTTCGCCTTCCTGACCGTCGTGTGCGCGGCGCTCGTGGTGGTGAACAAGAACCCGGTGAACGGCGCGATGTTCCTGCTGCTCTCGCTCGTCGGCATGGCCGGGCTCTTCGTCATGCTCGACGCCGCGCTGCTGGCCTTCGTGCTCCTGCTCGTCTATGCGGGCGCGGTCGTGGCGCTGTTCCTCTTCATCATCATGCTGCTCGATACGCGACCGGAGAGCCTGAAGCCCTTCAAGAAGCTCAGCATCCTCGCCTCGACCGTCGGCGGTGCGCTGCTGCTCCTCGGCGTCTATTCGCTCTCGCACCGCGTGATGCTCTCGTCCGCTGCGCCGGTCGGGCCGGCGCCGACGCTGAAGAACTACGCCGAACAACTTTTCACCACCTACCTCCTGCCGGTGCAGGTCGTCGGCTTCATGCTCCTGATCGCCATGCTCGGCGTCATCGTGCTCTCGAAGAAATTCGCTCCCGTGGAGGACGCCAAATGA
- a CDS encoding NADH-quinone oxidoreductase subunit I, producing MAYVVERKPLSLSERLYIPQVLAGMKTTLKHFFAPNVTMEYPEQRPAIPPGYRGVPTLVKDPHGREKCVSCQLCEFVCPPKAIRITPGEIPADAANAHVEKGPKAFDIDMLRCIYCGLCQEVCPEEAIWLQNQYSMSGYTREEMVNNKERLYELGGTLPDQHFKWDKKKAAEQRGNAHH from the coding sequence ATGGCTTACGTCGTCGAACGCAAACCTCTCTCGCTCTCCGAGCGCCTCTACATCCCGCAGGTCCTCGCGGGCATGAAGACCACGCTCAAGCACTTCTTCGCGCCGAACGTGACGATGGAGTATCCGGAGCAGCGTCCCGCCATCCCGCCCGGCTACCGTGGCGTGCCCACGCTGGTGAAGGACCCGCACGGCCGCGAGAAGTGCGTCTCGTGCCAGCTCTGCGAATTCGTCTGCCCGCCCAAGGCCATCCGCATCACGCCGGGTGAGATTCCGGCCGACGCCGCGAACGCGCACGTCGAGAAGGGCCCCAAGGCCTTCGACATCGACATGCTCCGCTGCATCTATTGCGGCCTGTGTCAGGAAGTCTGCCCCGAGGAGGCGATCTGGCTGCAGAACCAATACTCGATGTCCGGCTACACGCGCGAGGAGATGGTCAACAACAAGGAACGTCTCTACGAACTCGGCGGCACGTTGCCCGACCAACATTTCAAGTGGGACAAGAAGAAGGCCGCCGAACAGCGCGGCAACGCCCACCACTAA
- a CDS encoding NADH-quinone oxidoreductase subunit H — translation MVEFWQNLHPAVQLFLKGIAVVLVIFPLGGIGSLAERKISAAMQGRPGPNRAIPIWFRWVPVLGPFLQRLGVFHLMADGLKMLFKEDALPGHVNKFYFVAAPILAMIPALTTVTAVPFGAYLNGQGELVPLVLANLDVGILAVFAVSSLGVYSLIIAGWASNSKYPFLGGIRASAQLISYELSMTLSVLPVFLWINAPGTNGSLSLFNVVQFQSGTSFLGGMWFFFLMPVSAVVFLVSLFAETNRLPFDMAEGEADLVGGFHTEYGAFKWGLFFVAEYAHMIVGSGVFVLLFLGGWNPLPWLPLEKVLGWMGVASNPFIFGIASIVVFLTKVLFFIFVFMWVRWTVPRFRYDQVMRLGWQKLLPLAIGNLLFYAAAIAIIELQLAVWAWVALAAATIVALFAILRPQSRTAL, via the coding sequence ATGGTTGAATTCTGGCAAAACCTCCACCCGGCCGTGCAGCTCTTTCTCAAGGGCATCGCGGTGGTGCTCGTGATTTTCCCGCTTGGCGGCATCGGCTCGCTCGCGGAGCGCAAGATCTCCGCCGCGATGCAGGGCCGCCCCGGCCCGAACCGCGCGATCCCGATCTGGTTCCGCTGGGTGCCCGTGCTCGGACCGTTCCTCCAGCGCCTCGGCGTGTTCCACCTCATGGCCGACGGCCTGAAGATGCTCTTCAAGGAAGACGCGCTGCCCGGCCACGTGAACAAGTTCTATTTCGTCGCCGCGCCGATCCTCGCGATGATCCCGGCGCTGACGACGGTCACCGCCGTGCCGTTCGGCGCCTACCTGAACGGCCAGGGCGAACTCGTCCCGCTCGTGCTCGCCAATCTCGACGTCGGTATCCTCGCGGTGTTCGCCGTCTCCTCGCTCGGTGTCTACTCGCTCATCATCGCCGGCTGGGCCTCGAACTCGAAGTATCCTTTCCTCGGCGGCATCCGCGCCTCGGCGCAGCTCATCTCCTACGAGCTCTCGATGACGCTCTCCGTGCTGCCGGTTTTCCTCTGGATCAACGCGCCCGGCACGAACGGTTCGCTCAGCCTCTTCAACGTCGTCCAGTTCCAGAGCGGCACGAGCTTCCTCGGCGGCATGTGGTTCTTCTTCCTGATGCCGGTCTCGGCGGTCGTGTTCCTCGTCTCGCTCTTCGCGGAGACGAACCGCCTGCCGTTTGACATGGCCGAAGGCGAAGCCGACCTCGTCGGCGGTTTCCACACCGAATACGGCGCGTTCAAGTGGGGTCTGTTCTTCGTCGCCGAATACGCGCACATGATCGTCGGCTCCGGCGTGTTCGTGCTGCTGTTCCTCGGTGGCTGGAATCCGCTGCCGTGGCTGCCGCTCGAGAAGGTGCTGGGCTGGATGGGCGTTGCCTCGAACCCGTTCATTTTCGGCATCGCCTCGATCGTCGTCTTCCTGACGAAGGTGCTGTTCTTCATCTTCGTGTTCATGTGGGTCCGCTGGACTGTGCCGCGCTTCCGTTACGATCAGGTGATGAGGCTCGGCTGGCAAAAGCTGCTCCCGCTCGCGATCGGCAACCTGCTGTTCTACGCGGCCGCCATCGCCATCATCGAACTCCAACTCGCCGTCTGGGCGTGGGTCGCGCTCGCCGCCGCGACGATCGTGGCGCTCTTCGCCATCCTCCGTCCGCAATCCCGGACCGCCCTCTGA
- a CDS encoding (2Fe-2S)-binding protein: protein MSSVPAKPADLVTVNIDGKDIAVPKGTNVIEAAKLLGIEIPHYCYHPKLSVVGNCRMCLIEMGLPAVDPATKAPIMDPASGKQKVNWMPRAQIGCATNAMPGLHIRTNSPMVKECREGVTEFLLINHPLDCPICDQAGECKLQEHSTAYGRGYSRFVENKNVKPKRTQLGPRVTLDDERCILCSRCIRFSKEVAKDDVLGFIDRGSYSTLTCYPGKKLENNYSLNTVDICPVGALTSTDFRFKMRVWFLKETPSIDTESSVGANTVVWSREGVIYRITPRQNDAVNDTWMTDSGRLLYKQVRSEDRLLVAAINGGTSAYDMAMKAASDLLRASLSAGASGEVRIVGSGRSSVEEQFLTKKLAAALKAPVALVSRVGKGDGILLSADRNPNVRGALVTGLISALPSQQLTSLAADIDAGKVKTVVAINEDLAAADLTAAQLAKVSVIYLGTHKNATSAAAKVVLPTLTVFEKSGTFVNQQFRLQKFTKAVPGPEGLADDLVTLANLAASAGAGALPSDLTGLWSTLAAEAPVLAGLSYAKLPATGAVLDSAAWAGLPFVEGETLHFKPAAVPAAANA from the coding sequence ATGTCTTCCGTTCCCGCCAAACCCGCCGACCTCGTCACCGTCAACATCGACGGCAAGGACATCGCCGTGCCGAAGGGCACGAACGTCATCGAGGCTGCCAAGCTCCTCGGCATCGAGATCCCGCACTACTGCTACCACCCGAAGTTGAGCGTCGTCGGCAACTGCCGCATGTGCCTCATCGAAATGGGCCTGCCGGCCGTCGATCCCGCCACCAAGGCGCCGATCATGGATCCGGCCAGCGGCAAGCAGAAGGTCAACTGGATGCCGCGCGCCCAGATCGGTTGCGCCACCAACGCGATGCCGGGCCTCCACATCCGCACGAACTCCCCGATGGTGAAGGAGTGCCGCGAGGGCGTGACCGAGTTCCTGCTCATCAATCACCCGCTCGACTGCCCGATCTGCGACCAGGCCGGCGAGTGCAAACTCCAGGAACATTCCACCGCCTACGGCCGCGGCTACTCGCGCTTCGTCGAGAACAAGAACGTGAAGCCCAAGCGCACCCAGCTCGGGCCGCGCGTCACGCTCGACGACGAGCGCTGCATCCTCTGCTCGCGCTGCATCCGCTTCTCGAAGGAGGTCGCGAAGGACGACGTCCTCGGCTTCATCGATCGCGGCAGCTACAGCACGCTCACGTGCTACCCGGGCAAGAAGCTCGAGAACAACTACTCGCTCAACACCGTCGACATCTGCCCCGTCGGCGCGCTCACCTCGACCGACTTCCGCTTCAAGATGCGCGTGTGGTTCCTCAAGGAAACCCCGAGCATCGACACCGAGTCCTCTGTCGGCGCCAACACCGTCGTCTGGTCCCGCGAAGGCGTCATCTACCGTATCACGCCGCGCCAGAACGACGCCGTGAACGACACGTGGATGACCGACTCCGGCCGTCTCCTCTACAAGCAGGTGCGCAGCGAAGACCGTCTCCTCGTCGCCGCGATTAACGGCGGCACCTCGGCCTACGACATGGCGATGAAGGCCGCGTCGGACCTCCTGCGTGCCAGCCTGTCCGCCGGAGCCTCTGGCGAAGTGCGGATCGTCGGCTCCGGCCGCAGCTCGGTTGAAGAGCAATTCCTCACCAAGAAACTCGCCGCCGCGCTCAAGGCGCCGGTCGCGCTCGTCAGCCGGGTGGGGAAGGGCGACGGCATCCTGCTCTCCGCCGACCGCAACCCGAACGTCCGCGGCGCGCTCGTCACCGGCCTCATCTCCGCGCTCCCGTCGCAGCAGCTCACGTCGCTCGCTGCCGACATCGATGCCGGCAAGGTGAAGACCGTCGTCGCGATCAACGAGGACCTCGCCGCCGCCGACCTCACCGCCGCGCAGCTCGCGAAGGTCTCCGTTATCTACCTCGGCACGCACAAGAACGCCACGAGCGCGGCCGCGAAGGTCGTCCTCCCGACGCTCACCGTTTTCGAGAAGTCCGGCACCTTCGTGAACCAGCAGTTCCGTCTGCAGAAGTTCACCAAGGCCGTCCCTGGCCCCGAAGGTCTCGCCGACGATCTCGTCACGCTGGCCAATCTCGCCGCGTCTGCCGGCGCCGGCGCGCTGCCGTCCGATCTCACCGGCCTCTGGTCCACGCTCGCCGCCGAGGCTCCCGTGCTTGCCGGCCTCAGCTACGCCAAGCTTCCAGCGACCGGCGCCGTGCTCGACAGCGCCGCCTGGGCCGGCCTGCCCTTCGTCGAGGGTGAGACGCTCCACTTCAAACCCGCCGCCGTCCCCGCGGCCGCCAACGCCTGA
- the nuoF gene encoding NADH-quinone oxidoreductase subunit NuoF, translated as MPAPQQRRLIFAHIDEPGYTNDLACYVKHGGYEVLKRAVTRPAAELIDEVKKSGLRGRGGAGFPAGVKWSLVDRKSGKPIYLVVNADESEPGTFKDRYIMHQDPHQLIEGIMITCFANNVKQAYIYIRGEMPIGARILEKAIAEARAANFVGPNILGTGYSCEIYVHRGAGAYICGEETGLIESLEGKRPYPRIKPPYFPAVLGLYQCPTIVNNVETLCHVKHIVDMGGDNYAKIGTPNNTGTRIFCVSGHVQKPGYYEFETGKITMGQLLNEVCGGPLPGRKFKAVIPGGSSAKVLRFGEKFKLKQKDGSMLELSVEDLPLDFDTLAAAGTMGGSGGVIVMDDSVNMVEALGNLNAFYAHESCGQCTPCREGSLWMKKITARMVDGHGRTNDGELLKNVADQIAGRTICAMGEACSWPTQSFVQKFSDEFKAYPEARKTKPADALPIV; from the coding sequence ATGCCCGCTCCGCAACAACGCCGCCTGATTTTCGCTCACATCGACGAGCCCGGCTACACCAACGACCTCGCCTGCTACGTGAAGCACGGCGGCTACGAGGTGCTGAAGCGCGCCGTGACGCGCCCGGCGGCCGAGCTGATCGACGAGGTCAAAAAGTCCGGTCTGCGCGGCCGCGGCGGCGCCGGCTTCCCCGCCGGCGTGAAGTGGTCGCTCGTCGACCGCAAGAGCGGCAAGCCCATCTACCTGGTCGTCAATGCGGACGAGTCCGAGCCCGGCACGTTCAAGGACCGCTACATCATGCACCAGGATCCGCACCAGCTGATCGAGGGCATCATGATCACGTGCTTCGCGAACAACGTGAAGCAGGCCTACATCTACATTCGAGGCGAGATGCCGATCGGCGCGCGGATCCTCGAAAAGGCCATCGCCGAGGCCCGCGCGGCGAATTTCGTCGGCCCCAACATCCTCGGCACCGGCTATTCCTGCGAGATCTACGTCCACCGCGGCGCCGGCGCCTACATCTGCGGCGAGGAGACCGGCCTGATCGAGTCGCTCGAGGGCAAGCGCCCGTATCCGCGCATCAAGCCCCCGTATTTCCCCGCCGTCCTCGGCCTCTACCAGTGCCCGACGATCGTGAACAACGTCGAGACGCTCTGCCACGTGAAGCACATCGTGGACATGGGCGGCGACAACTACGCCAAGATCGGCACGCCCAACAACACCGGCACGCGCATCTTCTGCGTCTCCGGCCACGTGCAGAAACCGGGTTACTACGAATTCGAGACCGGCAAGATCACGATGGGCCAGCTCCTCAACGAGGTCTGCGGCGGCCCGCTCCCCGGGCGGAAATTCAAGGCCGTCATCCCCGGCGGTTCCTCCGCCAAGGTGCTCCGCTTCGGCGAGAAATTTAAGCTGAAGCAGAAGGACGGCTCGATGCTCGAGCTGAGCGTCGAGGATCTCCCGCTCGACTTCGACACGCTCGCCGCCGCCGGCACGATGGGCGGCTCGGGCGGCGTGATCGTGATGGACGACTCCGTCAACATGGTCGAAGCGCTCGGCAACCTGAATGCCTTCTACGCCCACGAGAGCTGCGGCCAGTGCACGCCCTGCCGCGAAGGCTCGCTCTGGATGAAGAAGATCACCGCGCGCATGGTCGACGGCCACGGCCGCACCAACGACGGCGAGTTGCTCAAGAACGTCGCCGACCAGATCGCCGGCCGCACCATCTGCGCGATGGGCGAAGCCTGCTCGTGGCCGACGCAGAGCTTCGTCCAGAAGTTCAGCGACGAATTCAAAGCCTATCCCGAAGCGCGCAAAACCAAGCCCGCCGACGCGCTCCCGATCGTCTGA
- a CDS encoding gamma-glutamylcyclotransferase: MSTARPKLFVYGTLRSGGAHEMARFLRANSEFLGAAELPGAALYLVGQHPGVVRTAKAKGTVKGELFELKDESVLARLDRYEDCDLESPDDSEYLRRQRLVRLGKSRKVRAWVYEYNRSVDGLTPLANGVYRPHRD, translated from the coding sequence ATGAGCACTGCACGCCCGAAGCTCTTCGTCTACGGCACGCTCCGCTCCGGCGGCGCGCACGAAATGGCGCGCTTCCTCCGCGCGAATTCCGAGTTCCTCGGCGCGGCCGAACTCCCCGGCGCCGCGCTCTACCTCGTCGGTCAGCATCCCGGCGTCGTGCGCACCGCGAAGGCGAAGGGCACGGTGAAGGGCGAGCTCTTCGAATTGAAAGACGAGTCGGTCCTCGCGCGCCTCGACCGCTACGAAGACTGCGACCTCGAGTCGCCCGACGACTCCGAATATCTCCGCCGCCAACGTCTCGTGCGCCTCGGCAAGTCCCGCAAAGTCCGCGCCTGGGTTTACGAATACAACCGCTCCGTCGACGGCCTCACGCCGCTCGCCAACGGCGTCTATCGCCCGCACCGCGACTGA
- a CDS encoding NAD(P)H-dependent oxidoreductase subunit E, which produces MNLKPETFAKIDEVITHYPVKRSATLPLLHLIQEDAGYISDAAIEWVAAKLELQPINVYEVVTFYPMFRRKPIGRRHIKVCRTLSCAIMGGYKVCERFEKEFDTHRGEISPDGEVTIEFVECLASCGTAPVVMIDDHLHEKVDDAKVKQLADQIRTEAKQGK; this is translated from the coding sequence ATGAATCTGAAGCCCGAAACTTTCGCCAAGATCGACGAGGTCATCACCCATTACCCGGTGAAGCGCAGCGCCACGCTGCCGCTGTTGCATCTCATCCAGGAGGACGCCGGCTACATCTCCGACGCGGCCATCGAATGGGTCGCCGCCAAGCTGGAGCTGCAGCCGATCAACGTCTACGAAGTGGTCACGTTCTACCCGATGTTCCGCCGCAAGCCGATCGGCCGTCGCCACATCAAGGTCTGCCGCACGCTCTCCTGCGCCATCATGGGCGGCTACAAGGTGTGCGAACGCTTCGAGAAGGAATTCGACACGCATCGCGGCGAGATCTCGCCCGACGGCGAAGTCACGATCGAGTTCGTCGAGTGCCTTGCCTCGTGCGGCACGGCGCCGGTCGTGATGATCGACGACCATCTCCACGAGAAGGTCGACGACGCCAAAGTGAAACAACTTGCGGACCAGATCCGCACGGAGGCCAAGCAGGGCAAATGA